Below is a genomic region from Zea mays cultivar B73 chromosome 9, Zm-B73-REFERENCE-NAM-5.0, whole genome shotgun sequence.
GAAATCGCAGTTCTTGGTGCCAAGGTGGACGTCGGCGGCGAGCATCATCTGTATGTCCTGCTCCTTCTGGGACAGCGCACGCACCGCGCCTCCGCCTGCTGCCGCTGCCATGACTGACGGGGATGCGGGTGGTCAGGGCTGGACGAGCGAAGCAAGGGGAGGAGGGAGGGTCGCCGCCTCGCTGGATCGGGATCGGGCTCTGACGCTCTGTGTCTTGGGAGTGGCGGCTCGGAGGTGCGGGAGGGATCTCTTATCTGCGACGCCTCGAAAACCCTAGGAAACTTCTGCAACTGCAAAGACGTGCGTTGGGCCGTTGCAAAAATATGGGCCTCTTTGAGTTACCCCGTCTACTCTGTGCTAGCTACCAATTCGGGAGTAGTTGAGAAGAGCAAATGGGCTCGTTTGGTTCAATGGTTTGGTCAAGATTCGGAGCTCAAATTATGTTTTCAACCAGTAACATGGTGTTGGTGCCAGCCCAATTTAATAGTCGACTCCCCGTTGACTATGACCCATTTGGTCGATTCCATGATCAAATCTGTATATGATCTATTTAGCGTGATTTGGATTTATTTTTTCCCAATGCTTTTGATGTTCGTTGTCGCGTTTGTTAGCTATTTATTTaaaataaataatatttagaTAACTCCGAATAGATCAGCAACATTTCTTAAGAGAAAATCGATACTATCTTCATATTTTTTATAATCTAAAGtaaattagttatggattttaagataCTAAATTGTATTTTTACTTTGTTAGAAAGTGGTTTAGTTTTTTCCGGTTTTTGACAACCGGAGTACCTGGTCTCATTGTTTAGCGATTAAAATCAGATAATCTTACAAATTTGATATTAGAAAGTGAACTAGTAATTTATTATGACTTTCATGTCCAAGGTCCCGTACCAAATGCATGCATAAACAAAAAAGAGCATCTACGAGTCTTTAGTCTTTACGAACAGAATATGTACAGCCGAATTGACATCTAACTATCTAAGCAAGCATTGCGGTTGCGGCTGGCCATCGCATTTGGGTGACAGTGACACAGTTCATCTTCTTCCTCGTTTCGGACTTCAGTAGAGCAGGTGGGctaagggggagaagaagagctGGTCCTGCCACAGGCTGCGCAGCATGAACGGGTCCTGCATCTGCGTCCAGTCGGCGACTCCGAGATGCGTCGGCACCTGCGGGGTGGGCAGGTCACCATGCCTCGCTGCCGGGCCTGCCATGCATGCGGCATGCACCAGAGACGCCGACGCCACCGTGACCGTCGTGGCGTCCGCGGCTTCCGTCTGGGCCTCCCTGAGCGCGGGCCCGCCGTAGCTGTCGCCCGACGGCGCGGGGGAGGACGAGGCTGGGATCTGCAGGACGCTTATGTCGTGGGTGTCGCCCGATGACAGGTAGTTGTCGTCGGCGGAGCCTACAGCCTGGACCAGGGATGCTGATGCTGCTTCGGCCGCGTCGCTGCGCCTCTGCATCTCCTCCATGGTAGAGGCCCTCTGTTCGAGCTCCTTCAGTGGGGTGGCCTTCCGGTAGATCTTGCAGAGCACCATGTCCTCCTGCAGAAGCAGAAACACACAGCGTCAGGCACTAGTGCCAATCCGTCCGCTGACCCCACAGCAACTTACTGCGCGCAAGGTTTTCCATGCAATTCTCACGTCCAGAGATGCAACGGATCGGACGGTTGTTGGATTACCttgggcggtggcgcggcggcggcggcgtggtcGGGGAGGCGGTACTCGTTCATGACCCAGTCCGTCTTGGTGCCGCGCGGGGCGCGCCCCTGGTAGAAGACGAGCGTCTTCCTGAGCCCGATCACCCGCTTGGCGTCGGCGGAGCTCCGGATGGCTCTGTCCGACCCCGTGGCCTTCCAGAACCCGCGCTCCGTCGTCCGGTTCGGCCGCCCACCGCTGCCGGCCTTCCGgtcgcgcggcacgaagaagtacCACTCCCTCTCCCCGATCTTCGCCATCGCTGCAGAAACCATGCATCTCCATCGGTCAGCGaccgctcgctcgctcgctcgtcGTCTCTATCGACAAGAACACACGCGCGCGCGCACGAGCTGTTGTTTGCCTGGAATCCTGGATGGCGGACGTGTCGACGACGTACCAGGAAGGTCCCAGGGGTCGTGGCGGTAGATGTTGAGGGTGCCGATGATGTCGAAGTGGAGCTGCTTGCCGTGGACGACGCGGGAGAGGTAGAAGCCGAGGAGCTCCTCCTCGGTGGGGTGGAACCGGAAGCCTGGGAGGTCCTGCTCCACCTCCATGGACGGCGCCCCGGCCGTCATTGCCATCGGTACAGTACGGCTTGCTCCCGTGAGTCTTCTTCTCGATCGGACGCACGGCCGGCTGCTCTGCTTACTTGCTGGCTGCTGCACTGGAAGTCTGGAACACGATCGGCGGTGGTGAATGGAGAGG
It encodes:
- the LOC103639545 gene encoding NAC domain-containing protein 22; this encodes MAMTAGAPSMEVEQDLPGFRFHPTEEELLGFYLSRVVHGKQLHFDIIGTLNIYRHDPWDLPAMAKIGEREWYFFVPRDRKAGSGGRPNRTTERGFWKATGSDRAIRSSADAKRVIGLRKTLVFYQGRAPRGTKTDWVMNEYRLPDHAAAAAPPPKEDMVLCKIYRKATPLKELEQRASTMEEMQRRSDAAEAASASLVQAVGSADDNYLSSGDTHDISVLQIPASSSPAPSGDSYGGPALREAQTEAADATTVTVASASLVHAACMAGPAARHGDLPTPQVPTHLGVADWTQMQDPFMLRSLWQDQLFFSPLAHLLY